In Polaromonas sp. JS666, one genomic interval encodes:
- a CDS encoding 7-cyano-7-deazaguanine synthase — MTKAIVVFSGGPDSLAAALWAKSKKYDPWLLTFQFKQREQGGEMFASMLLAKTLGFPQEIIDFKSPMHSFEPTVHVLMHAGTTTTADRAQHHRMEFGAGMVMATACTFAVYHQIDDVVWGATKDDVFGGRFEYSQEFADAFANLVSCTTGRPFRIHVPFASKSKHQVLAEFSGKEDLFAMSWSCKVGSSIQCGTCTACVARRVAAQASGVKDATSYHEQNYKSPLSEAQIASLDTLSDEDRAHIFQSEKAPVD; from the coding sequence GTGACCAAAGCTATCGTTGTGTTTTCTGGCGGCCCAGACTCCCTTGCGGCAGCTCTCTGGGCGAAATCAAAAAAGTACGACCCGTGGCTGCTGACTTTCCAGTTTAAGCAGAGGGAACAAGGCGGTGAAATGTTTGCTTCTATGCTCCTAGCGAAGACGCTTGGCTTCCCCCAAGAAATCATCGATTTCAAGTCGCCAATGCATTCATTTGAACCAACCGTTCATGTGCTCATGCACGCCGGGACGACAACAACCGCTGACCGTGCCCAACACCACCGCATGGAGTTCGGTGCCGGTATGGTCATGGCGACTGCATGTACGTTCGCGGTTTACCACCAAATCGATGATGTCGTTTGGGGAGCAACCAAAGATGATGTCTTTGGAGGACGGTTTGAGTACAGCCAGGAGTTCGCTGACGCTTTTGCAAATCTCGTTTCCTGTACAACTGGTAGGCCGTTTCGCATCCATGTGCCTTTTGCTTCAAAGAGCAAACACCAAGTCTTGGCTGAGTTTTCAGGGAAAGAAGACCTGTTTGCAATGTCGTGGTCCTGTAAAGTCGGCTCAAGTATCCAGTGCGGCACTTGCACGGCATGTGTCGCACGTCGGGTTGCGGCTCAAGCCTCGGGCGTCAAAGACGCCACTAGCTACCACGAACAGAATTACAAGAGCCCGCTATCCGAGGCGCAGATTGCATCACTGGATACGCTGTCCGATGAAGATCGAGCGCATATCTTCCAAAGCGAGAAGGCTCCAGTTGATTGA
- a CDS encoding type II toxin-antitoxin system RelB/DinJ family antitoxin → MSTSTDTYVRARIDSASKVRAAEALGKMGLTISDAIRLLLHRVVEDGRLPFDPVPNEVTRAAMLEARHAKGPGFKTVADLMADLRSDE, encoded by the coding sequence ATGAGCACCAGCACTGACACCTATGTTCGCGCCCGCATTGACAGCGCCAGTAAAGTGCGCGCTGCTGAAGCACTGGGAAAGATGGGATTGACTATCTCCGACGCGATTCGCTTGCTACTGCACCGCGTGGTCGAGGATGGCCGGCTGCCCTTTGACCCCGTTCCCAACGAAGTCACTCGGGCCGCCATGCTGGAGGCACGCCATGCCAAGGGGCCTGGATTTAAAACTGTTGCCGACCTGATGGCGGATTTACGTTCAGACGAGTAG
- a CDS encoding transposase has product MARYRPVDRSPRFIPVVLDAQIQPGSFEYALDYLVDHELDLSALHVRYSNDATGAPAYDPAVLLKIVLLAYSRGLVSSRSIERACRENVLFMALSGDSAPQFTTIARFIRELAPQIQALFTQVLLTCEAQGLIGRQMFAIDGVKLSSNASKERSGSFAELAHQADRMERAVKKMIAAHQNRDSTSVDEDDVGINTQRMTCLQTEAARIRDFLVRHTERKSGKGAIRKSNVTDNDSAKMATAKGVIQGYTAVAAVDSTHQVIVAAQAHGSGSEQSTLLPTVAQTDAVRSPNTLITADAGYHSEANLKALDDQGIPALVADGLMRRRDERFKNQGKYKGLPDPLYDKGESTHCAN; this is encoded by the coding sequence ATGGCCCGCTACAGACCGGTTGACCGCTCGCCCAGGTTCATCCCCGTTGTGCTGGATGCGCAAATCCAGCCCGGCAGCTTTGAGTACGCACTGGACTACCTGGTCGATCACGAGCTTGATCTGTCTGCCCTGCACGTGCGTTACAGTAACGACGCCACCGGCGCGCCCGCTTATGACCCGGCAGTCCTCCTCAAGATAGTCCTGCTGGCCTACAGCCGGGGCCTCGTCTCCAGCCGCAGCATCGAGCGCGCCTGCCGCGAGAATGTCCTCTTCATGGCCCTGTCGGGAGACAGCGCACCCCAGTTCACCACCATCGCCAGATTCATCCGCGAGTTGGCCCCCCAGATTCAGGCCCTGTTCACCCAGGTGCTGCTCACCTGCGAGGCCCAGGGCCTGATTGGCCGGCAGATGTTCGCCATCGACGGCGTCAAACTTTCCAGCAACGCCAGCAAAGAGCGCAGCGGCAGCTTTGCCGAATTGGCCCACCAGGCTGACCGCATGGAGCGTGCAGTAAAGAAGATGATTGCAGCCCATCAAAACCGTGACAGCACCAGCGTTGACGAAGACGATGTGGGGATAAATACCCAGCGCATGACCTGCCTGCAAACCGAAGCTGCCCGCATCCGCGACTTCCTGGTGCGCCACACCGAGCGCAAAAGCGGCAAAGGCGCTATCCGCAAAAGCAACGTCACCGACAACGACAGCGCCAAGATGGCCACGGCCAAAGGCGTGATCCAGGGCTACACGGCAGTTGCGGCCGTAGACAGCACCCACCAGGTCATCGTGGCGGCCCAGGCCCACGGCTCAGGCTCCGAGCAAAGCACACTGCTGCCCACCGTAGCGCAAACCGATGCGGTGCGCAGCCCCAACACCCTGATCACGGCAGATGCGGGCTATCACAGCGAAGCCAATCTCAAAGCCCTGGATGACCAGGGCATACCGGCCCTGGTGGCCGATGGCCTGATGCGCAGGCGCGATGAGCGTTTCAAAAACCAGGGCAAGTACAAGGGGCTGCCTGATCCGCTTTACGACAAGGGCGAGTCCACCCACTGTGCAAACTGA
- a CDS encoding GIY-YIG nuclease family protein: MPKRKTAESVLSAFRNVHGQRYGYELVSYAGMWSKVKVVCSRHGVFEVTPEHHFRGVGCSKCYFDRQKLTKADFIARAEVHFGNRFGYGSIDELPAAGEKVRIKCKVHDLYFLQEPRNHSRGHVGCPKCKSLKLSGSRRSHGQLTSEKDLTNQFILDAQQVHGNAYDYSEFKYLTARTKGKILCPVHGEFFQAPSNHLRGTKCPACAKKTKASGSFKQRCRELGIDYWRALKRREAGMSDEKIFAEGYVRGDRETPTALTVYGVSYPNIELACRVLLPTANPTTIGRWIRSGMAPEEAFERIPNPGYAAGLIYLVTHVASGKRYVGLTIQTLERRWTYHLQQARAGHVRGADSLHAAIREHGSNAFTMVQIDSGTTKVDLEQKERHWINAYGTLVPAGYNISAGGVSGGSNRKPVTIDGQQFPSVEAAVIQISKSRGISLHAAKARLRFGRIDVKTPAKKGESLVKTPAYKAWSRIVHGVLNQKAKDYIPGVGLFEPWRDFQTFFKDVGQPPEPGMAFTRLDKSKGFFPENCVWLTKSESSRLNAVLAGGTVKKEIG, from the coding sequence ATGCCCAAGCGAAAAACAGCCGAATCAGTGCTCTCCGCATTTAGAAATGTGCATGGCCAGCGCTACGGCTATGAACTGGTGAGTTATGCGGGCATGTGGAGCAAAGTCAAGGTTGTCTGCTCCCGCCATGGCGTTTTTGAGGTCACCCCCGAGCACCACTTCAGGGGAGTCGGATGCAGCAAATGCTACTTCGATAGGCAAAAACTCACTAAAGCAGATTTCATCGCGCGTGCTGAAGTCCATTTTGGAAATCGCTTTGGCTATGGAAGCATTGACGAGTTGCCTGCTGCTGGCGAGAAGGTTCGCATCAAATGCAAGGTACATGACCTGTATTTTCTACAAGAGCCTCGCAATCACAGTCGTGGTCATGTCGGTTGCCCCAAGTGCAAGTCACTAAAGCTGTCGGGTAGCCGGAGAAGCCATGGGCAGCTCACGTCAGAGAAGGACTTGACGAACCAATTCATCCTGGATGCACAACAGGTTCACGGCAATGCCTATGACTATAGCGAGTTCAAATATCTGACAGCGCGCACGAAAGGAAAAATCCTCTGTCCTGTTCATGGAGAATTTTTTCAAGCGCCAAGTAATCATCTTCGGGGAACCAAATGTCCGGCATGTGCGAAGAAGACGAAGGCCAGCGGTAGTTTCAAACAGCGTTGCAGAGAACTAGGCATTGACTACTGGCGTGCGCTAAAAAGACGTGAAGCAGGGATGAGCGATGAAAAGATCTTTGCGGAAGGCTACGTGCGCGGAGACCGAGAAACCCCCACAGCGCTGACAGTGTACGGAGTAAGTTACCCGAACATTGAGTTGGCTTGCAGGGTGCTGCTGCCGACTGCAAATCCAACGACGATCGGCCGCTGGATTCGCAGTGGTATGGCGCCAGAAGAGGCGTTTGAACGGATACCAAATCCGGGCTACGCAGCTGGCTTGATTTATCTAGTGACGCATGTTGCAAGCGGCAAGCGGTATGTGGGTCTAACAATACAGACGCTGGAGCGCCGATGGACTTATCACCTACAGCAAGCACGAGCTGGCCACGTCAGGGGTGCTGACTCCCTTCACGCTGCGATTCGTGAGCACGGATCGAACGCATTCACCATGGTTCAGATTGACAGCGGCACGACAAAGGTGGATCTTGAACAGAAGGAGCGCCACTGGATCAACGCTTACGGCACCCTCGTCCCAGCCGGGTACAACATTTCAGCCGGCGGTGTGAGTGGCGGGTCTAACCGTAAGCCTGTGACGATCGATGGACAACAGTTCCCCAGCGTTGAGGCAGCTGTCATACAGATCTCTAAGAGCCGCGGCATCAGTCTTCACGCAGCAAAAGCTAGACTCCGGTTCGGCCGCATCGACGTGAAGACTCCGGCAAAAAAAGGGGAAAGCCTGGTCAAGACCCCTGCGTACAAAGCCTGGAGCCGTATCGTTCATGGAGTGCTGAATCAAAAAGCAAAGGATTACATCCCTGGCGTGGGTCTTTTCGAGCCTTGGCGAGACTTTCAAACATTCTTTAAAGATGTCGGTCAGCCCCCCGAGCCAGGCATGGCTTTCACCAGACTTGATAAGTCCAAGGGCTTCTTCCCAGAGAATTGCGTGTGGCTGACCAAAAGCGAATCAAGCAGACTTAATGCAGTATTGGCTGGAGGCACTGTCAAAAAGGAAATAGGGTGA
- a CDS encoding phospholipase D family protein has protein sequence MRLRLLFVLALAVPAGCAIQPPAVIPTAQIEVTFSPEAGSEKLVLKVIGSARQSIRLAGYSFTSPVVVRGLIEAKRRGVDVRVLVDDRGNRSQASIAALNLLLGAEIPTRVISTYAIHHDKYIVVDGRHTQTGSFNYSQAAAKSNSENVLTVWDNPSVASLYLAHWESRWAQGILIDRKY, from the coding sequence ATGCGCCTGCGCCTCCTCTTCGTTCTCGCCCTTGCCGTGCCGGCCGGTTGCGCGATCCAGCCGCCCGCCGTTATTCCAACTGCGCAAATCGAAGTCACATTTTCACCGGAGGCGGGCTCAGAAAAGCTGGTTCTAAAGGTCATTGGCAGCGCACGTCAGTCCATACGTTTGGCTGGTTATTCATTCACCTCTCCGGTGGTGGTCCGTGGCTTGATTGAGGCGAAGCGTCGAGGCGTTGACGTGAGGGTTCTGGTTGACGATAGAGGCAACCGGAGCCAGGCCAGCATCGCCGCGCTTAACCTGCTCCTTGGCGCAGAAATACCAACTCGGGTGATCTCGACCTATGCGATTCACCACGATAAGTACATCGTCGTCGATGGCAGGCATACGCAGACGGGCTCATTTAATTACAGCCAGGCGGCGGCAAAGTCCAACTCCGAAAACGTCTTGACAGTTTGGGACAACCCCAGCGTCGCCAGCCTATATCTTGCTCATTGGGAAAGCAGATGGGCTCAAGGTATTCTGATTGACCGGAAATACTAG
- the istB gene encoding IS21-like element helper ATPase IstB has product MLNEHTLNQLRSLRLDGMVRAIEEQATSTAATALGFDERLTLLVQREVAWRDDRRVTRLLKAAKLKVSTACVEDLNWRASRALDRSLVAALAGGDWLRHGQNLLITGATGCGKTWLACALAHQAARSGFSVLYTRAARLFDELQVAHGDGSFARRLTQLAKLDLLVIDDFAISPMGAAERNDLLEVLDDRVGSRSTLITSQLPVKAWHTYLDDPTLADAILDRVVHSSHKIELKGKSLRDQEQTQ; this is encoded by the coding sequence ATGTTGAATGAACACACCCTCAACCAACTGCGCAGCCTGCGCCTGGACGGCATGGTGCGCGCCATCGAGGAGCAAGCCACCAGCACCGCCGCCACGGCGCTGGGGTTTGATGAGCGGCTGACCCTGTTGGTGCAGCGCGAGGTTGCCTGGCGTGACGACCGGCGCGTCACGCGCCTGCTCAAAGCCGCCAAGCTCAAAGTCAGCACCGCTTGCGTGGAGGACCTCAACTGGCGTGCCAGCCGCGCGCTGGACCGCTCGTTGGTGGCCGCGCTGGCCGGTGGCGACTGGTTGCGCCACGGACAGAATTTGTTGATCACGGGCGCGACCGGTTGCGGCAAGACTTGGCTTGCATGCGCTCTGGCGCATCAGGCAGCAAGATCCGGCTTCTCGGTGCTGTACACCCGCGCTGCGCGTCTGTTTGATGAACTGCAAGTGGCTCATGGCGACGGCAGCTTCGCGCGCCGCCTGACGCAGCTGGCCAAGCTCGATCTGCTGGTCATTGATGACTTTGCAATTTCTCCGATGGGCGCTGCTGAGCGCAACGACCTGCTTGAGGTGCTCGATGACCGCGTGGGAAGCCGCTCAACTTTGATCACGAGCCAGTTGCCGGTGAAGGCCTGGCACACTTACCTGGACGACCCCACACTCGCTGACGCGATCCTTGACCGCGTCGTGCACAGCAGCCACAAGATCGAGCTCAAAGGCAAATCGCTGCGCGACCAAGAGCAAACCCAATGA
- the istA gene encoding IS21 family transposase, whose protein sequence is MPTNRITMRRIRETLRLHLQAGLSYNEVGRALKISKSAAGKYVSLARVAGVDWALAQTLTDEQLEARLYRPALPRSSHQLAPDFALVHQELKRAGVTLQLLWEEYARGNALAYKYTSFCVKYRLFAQSLKLSMRQVHIGGEKLFVDYAGQTVPLINATTGEITAAQIFVATLGASNYTYACATARQTTADWIGAQVRALEFIGGVVRLIVPDQTRALIKYPDRYDPEPNRTYEEFAAHYGCALLAARPGHPRDKPKVEGSVLLVERWILARLRNRRFFSLGELNRAIAELLIDLNQRPFKKLPGCRRSAFEALDAPALKPLPATRYEVSRWKSAKVNIDYHVEFDAHYYSVPHALVGTTVEMRITDSLVECFAANQRVACHALSHKRGAHTTIAEHMPASHRAHLQWTPGKLIDWGKRIGVSTAAVVTWQLEHRPHPEQGYRACLGLQRLARQYTPARLEAACTRALSIRSPTYRSVASILKNGLDRQPSLFTPATPPLPVHENVRGPDYYH, encoded by the coding sequence ATGCCCACAAACAGAATCACTATGCGCCGAATCAGAGAGACATTGCGCCTGCACCTGCAGGCAGGGCTGAGCTACAACGAGGTCGGCCGAGCGCTGAAGATTTCCAAGAGCGCGGCGGGCAAGTACGTGTCGCTGGCCCGCGTTGCCGGGGTGGACTGGGCGCTCGCTCAGACCCTCACCGACGAGCAACTGGAAGCCAGGCTGTATCGTCCGGCGCTGCCGCGCTCGAGCCACCAGTTGGCCCCCGACTTTGCGCTGGTGCACCAAGAGCTCAAGCGTGCCGGCGTCACCCTGCAGCTGCTGTGGGAGGAGTACGCCCGGGGCAACGCGCTGGCCTACAAGTACACAAGCTTTTGCGTCAAGTACCGGTTGTTCGCGCAGAGCTTGAAGCTCTCGATGCGCCAGGTCCACATTGGCGGCGAGAAGCTGTTCGTCGATTACGCCGGACAGACCGTGCCGCTGATCAACGCGACCACCGGCGAGATCACCGCCGCGCAGATCTTCGTGGCCACGCTGGGGGCTTCGAACTATACCTACGCCTGTGCCACCGCGCGTCAGACCACCGCTGACTGGATCGGCGCTCAGGTGCGCGCACTCGAGTTCATCGGCGGCGTGGTGCGCCTGATCGTGCCCGACCAGACCCGCGCCTTGATCAAGTACCCCGACCGCTATGACCCCGAGCCCAATCGAACCTACGAGGAGTTTGCCGCCCACTACGGCTGCGCCCTGCTGGCCGCGCGTCCAGGTCATCCCCGTGATAAACCCAAAGTCGAAGGCTCGGTGCTCCTGGTAGAGAGGTGGATTCTGGCGCGCCTGCGCAACCGCCGATTCTTCAGCCTAGGCGAGCTCAACCGCGCCATCGCCGAGCTTCTCATCGATCTGAACCAGCGCCCCTTCAAGAAGCTGCCCGGCTGCAGGAGAAGCGCCTTCGAGGCGCTGGACGCCCCAGCGCTCAAGCCTTTGCCGGCTACCCGCTACGAGGTCAGTCGCTGGAAGAGTGCCAAGGTAAACATCGACTATCACGTCGAGTTCGACGCTCACTACTACAGCGTGCCACACGCCCTGGTGGGCACGACGGTCGAGATGCGCATCACCGACAGCCTGGTGGAGTGCTTTGCGGCCAACCAGCGCGTGGCCTGCCACGCCTTGAGCCACAAGCGTGGCGCCCACACCACGATTGCCGAGCACATGCCGGCGTCCCACCGCGCGCACCTGCAGTGGACGCCCGGCAAGCTGATCGACTGGGGCAAGCGCATCGGCGTGAGCACCGCTGCCGTGGTGACCTGGCAGCTTGAGCACCGCCCGCACCCCGAGCAGGGCTACCGCGCCTGCCTGGGGCTGCAGCGCCTGGCGCGCCAGTACACGCCCGCTCGGCTGGAGGCGGCCTGTACCCGGGCGCTGTCGATCCGCTCACCCACCTACCGCAGCGTGGCCTCGATCCTCAAGAACGGGCTGGACCGCCAGCCCTCGTTGTTCACGCCCGCGACGCCCCCGCTGCCGGTCCACGAGAACGTGCGCGGCCCCGACTACTACCACTGA
- a CDS encoding type II toxin-antitoxin system VapC family toxin — protein sequence MNLLSDYLPSGQPVLDASVIINLLGTKEPVAIFDALGHKCLIEQRTLREVCRHPVPGLLAEPVLADLISRDLLEVVRMTDDEYEVYLSYVSPPLGTRLDDGESAALAVAGRGACVVIDERRARRRAAAAVPNIIVVSTLRLVLTSAHRAGWGAARAKSLVEQAIHHSRMAAPKEEAALLASLLQPTWQPDLLVTCNGRKW from the coding sequence TTGAACTTGCTGAGTGACTATCTGCCGAGCGGCCAGCCGGTCCTGGACGCCAGCGTCATCATCAACTTGCTCGGCACCAAGGAGCCAGTTGCGATTTTCGATGCTCTTGGACACAAGTGCCTCATCGAGCAGCGAACGTTACGCGAAGTCTGCCGGCACCCTGTTCCCGGCTTACTCGCGGAGCCGGTGCTGGCCGATTTGATATCGCGCGACCTACTTGAGGTGGTCCGGATGACAGACGACGAGTACGAGGTCTATTTGAGCTACGTCTCTCCTCCGCTCGGCACACGGCTAGACGACGGCGAGAGCGCCGCACTGGCCGTGGCTGGCCGCGGTGCCTGCGTTGTCATTGATGAGCGCAGGGCGAGACGCCGAGCGGCAGCAGCGGTTCCCAACATCATTGTTGTGAGCACCCTCCGGCTTGTACTCACGAGCGCACATCGCGCTGGCTGGGGTGCTGCTCGGGCCAAGAGCCTTGTGGAACAAGCGATTCATCACTCGAGGATGGCCGCCCCAAAAGAAGAAGCCGCCCTGTTGGCCAGCCTACTTCAGCCTACTTGGCAGCCAGACCTTCTAGTGACCTGTAACGGAAGAAAGTGGTGA
- a CDS encoding DUF6988 family protein, whose translation MNANQSGPTNQKPTGPPDLERTVRRSVELEQAVWAILRPESYQVFDDSDRIAASFNACEVAIQHGQALRALMSEGFHTTAASVMRLQFEVLVRAMWLLYAADEVEIAKIHAPLTQEAEHAASKLPMVSAMIKALDGRAPPPAFQMVDQFKTTMLGALNSFVHGGIHPLKRHQTGYPEQIMDQILRSSNGLFTMTAMMLAILSGDESVSRPMRTIQPAFADCLPDLLRH comes from the coding sequence ATGAACGCAAATCAGTCGGGACCAACGAACCAAAAGCCGACGGGGCCGCCAGACCTTGAAAGAACGGTCCGGCGATCCGTAGAGCTTGAGCAGGCGGTGTGGGCCATCTTGCGGCCGGAGTCTTACCAGGTCTTCGATGATTCCGACCGAATAGCGGCGAGCTTCAATGCGTGCGAGGTCGCCATCCAGCACGGCCAGGCCCTTAGGGCGCTGATGTCGGAAGGCTTTCACACCACGGCGGCATCGGTGATGCGGCTTCAATTTGAAGTGCTTGTTCGGGCGATGTGGCTGCTCTACGCCGCCGATGAGGTCGAAATCGCCAAGATTCACGCACCTCTTACCCAGGAAGCTGAGCACGCCGCGAGCAAGTTGCCCATGGTCAGCGCGATGATCAAGGCGTTGGACGGGAGGGCACCGCCCCCGGCTTTTCAGATGGTCGATCAGTTCAAGACCACGATGCTGGGGGCGTTGAACTCGTTCGTGCATGGCGGCATCCATCCCCTGAAGCGGCATCAAACTGGGTATCCAGAGCAGATCATGGATCAAATCCTCCGCAGCTCGAATGGCCTCTTCACGATGACCGCCATGATGCTGGCCATCCTGTCGGGCGATGAATCCGTCAGCCGACCCATGCGGACGATCCAGCCCGCTTTCGCCGACTGCTTGCCCGACCTTTTACGGCATTAG
- a CDS encoding helix-turn-helix domain-containing protein: MATELNIRADTLGAKLRHARTIHRLTQEVAATKLDLARTTLVAIEAGKRPVSSQELRQFSELYDISESELLNEREAHIELGVHFRSSPTAKQADDEVLVANMLNRLANSTLQIEALLGQAPRNVDLPTVDVPKTGSLERHAEDAALNLRSRFGIGMGPIQNLWALMEFEMGLRVFERPLPSRISGAVAFDAKVGGFVLLNSLHPLPRRRVTGVHEAGHIVTRTTGISVHFDGQPSSDRTERFCDLLGIAFLTPAAALRRKAKELKEMSGEFSVRQLLMLAVFFGVSIEAITRRMETLEMLPLGTFESLRTQKVGLEHRRRVAEEMSVIEEGRPFTPRALMLASIAHERELLSEQQIASMLELNLVDVRQALEEHQGDGEMVLELAE; the protein is encoded by the coding sequence ATGGCTACCGAACTCAACATCCGCGCCGACACCCTCGGAGCAAAGCTGCGGCATGCCCGCACGATACACAGGCTTACGCAGGAGGTTGCCGCAACGAAGCTCGACTTAGCCCGCACCACGCTAGTCGCAATTGAAGCTGGCAAACGACCTGTATCGAGCCAAGAGCTTCGGCAGTTTTCCGAGCTATACGACATCTCGGAGAGCGAGCTCCTCAACGAGAGGGAAGCCCACATTGAGCTTGGAGTCCACTTCCGCAGCTCTCCCACGGCCAAACAAGCTGACGACGAAGTTCTAGTGGCCAACATGCTTAACCGCCTGGCTAACTCCACCCTCCAGATTGAGGCATTGCTGGGCCAGGCCCCTCGCAACGTTGACCTGCCAACCGTAGATGTTCCAAAGACGGGTTCACTTGAACGGCACGCAGAGGATGCCGCACTCAACTTGCGCTCTCGCTTTGGCATCGGGATGGGCCCCATCCAGAATCTCTGGGCATTGATGGAGTTTGAAATGGGCCTTCGTGTGTTCGAGCGCCCTCTACCCTCAAGGATTTCCGGCGCAGTAGCATTTGACGCGAAGGTCGGCGGCTTCGTCTTGTTGAACTCACTGCATCCTTTACCCAGGCGGCGTGTAACTGGCGTCCACGAGGCTGGCCATATTGTCACCCGCACCACGGGCATCTCCGTTCATTTCGACGGGCAGCCGTCCTCCGACCGCACTGAGCGGTTCTGCGACCTCCTGGGCATTGCCTTCCTGACGCCAGCTGCCGCGTTGCGGCGCAAAGCGAAGGAACTCAAGGAGATGTCAGGGGAGTTCTCGGTCAGGCAGCTGTTAATGCTGGCCGTCTTTTTTGGCGTTTCCATTGAGGCAATAACGCGACGCATGGAAACCTTGGAAATGCTGCCTCTAGGAACTTTCGAGTCGCTTCGCACGCAGAAGGTCGGCCTTGAGCACCGCCGACGAGTCGCAGAGGAGATGAGCGTTATCGAGGAAGGACGGCCATTTACGCCTCGGGCACTTATGCTCGCAAGTATTGCCCACGAGCGCGAACTCCTTTCCGAGCAGCAAATTGCTTCCATGCTAGAGCTGAACCTCGTCGATGTGCGCCAGGCGCTCGAGGAGCACCAGGGGGATGGGGAGATGGTGCTTGAACTTGCTGAGTGA
- a CDS encoding DUF6602 domain-containing protein, translated as MSDEEGRKAPGKLNIVGLFEAEAASLLHAVERGRLLHKTRNIRDSGALLESRFCEIIGSRLPPQTQLAHGYLFDVDSTCTPQIDAMLLSAADNHPMMAGEGGAIYAPFTSCKAYVEIKSAVGDAAKQLGQTAKIAERIKEMRTSLLSRQPDSFRFERIASVLLFVQSEGAKAADFINWYKESRWPPTLVVFLDKALVIAQRPALYNFVKMYNEETLTFEESLSGTDAWLYRPAGDDPTEARGRVLLWLYYFLLYCATEREVKKASEDGNNDHGQARAEIPPVKAFIIAASRQFPLVPVQELQKVTDFGGS; from the coding sequence ATGTCTGATGAAGAAGGGCGGAAGGCGCCTGGCAAGCTGAACATTGTGGGCCTGTTCGAGGCCGAGGCTGCTTCCTTGTTGCATGCTGTCGAACGCGGACGTCTACTCCATAAGACCAGGAACATCAGGGACTCGGGTGCCCTCCTGGAGAGCCGGTTCTGTGAGATCATCGGCAGCAGACTCCCGCCACAAACGCAGCTTGCCCACGGCTACCTGTTCGACGTGGACTCGACCTGCACGCCCCAGATCGATGCAATGCTACTAAGCGCCGCCGACAACCATCCCATGATGGCAGGGGAAGGTGGTGCTATCTATGCTCCTTTCACGAGCTGCAAAGCCTACGTGGAAATCAAGTCAGCCGTCGGTGATGCCGCGAAGCAATTGGGGCAAACCGCAAAGATTGCCGAACGGATCAAGGAGATGAGAACTTCACTTCTGAGTCGGCAGCCCGACTCATTCAGGTTTGAGCGCATTGCTTCAGTGCTGTTATTCGTGCAATCCGAAGGCGCGAAAGCGGCTGACTTCATCAATTGGTACAAGGAATCGCGCTGGCCCCCGACTTTGGTTGTCTTCCTTGACAAGGCACTGGTCATTGCGCAACGCCCAGCCTTGTACAATTTCGTGAAAATGTACAACGAGGAGACACTCACCTTTGAAGAGTCGCTTTCTGGCACGGATGCATGGCTTTATCGGCCCGCAGGTGATGACCCGACTGAGGCGAGAGGGCGCGTTCTTCTATGGCTCTACTATTTCCTGCTCTATTGCGCGACGGAACGTGAGGTCAAAAAAGCGTCGGAAGATGGAAACAACGACCACGGCCAAGCTAGGGCTGAGATTCCTCCGGTCAAGGCATTCATAATCGCTGCAAGTCGGCAGTTCCCCTTAGTTCCTGTTCAGGAGCTGCAAAAGGTAACGGATTTTGGGGGCTCGTGA